From Aquificota bacterium, one genomic window encodes:
- the selD gene encoding selenide, water dikinase SelD, translating to MGPADLENLIRGLDLYVDEHTLVGVGDDAGVYAYGGKVYVHTVDFITPILNDPYLWGAISTVNSLSDVYAMGCKPLNALAIVGFNNCDLDIGVLREVMKGCADKLKEAKTVLLGGHTIDDKEPKFGLAVMGVCEGGKYLTQEGAKPGDLLALTKPIGVGILTKAIKEGRLKEEDIRHAIDYMLMLNDKASLLTREFASACTDVTGFGLLGHAYNIARRSKVRLYIDFSKVPIYEESMRFVKEKVYPKGAMDNYNFVRDYLMVEGLESWELLVLSDPVTSGGLLFSFPRERLQDLEKKAQELGIKLWIIGGVEEGEGLRVYKG from the coding sequence TTGTGGGTGTGGGTGATGATGCGGGAGTTTACGCATACGGAGGAAAGGTATATGTGCATACGGTAGACTTTATAACCCCTATACTAAACGACCCATACCTATGGGGTGCCATATCTACCGTCAACTCCCTAAGCGATGTTTATGCCATGGGTTGCAAGCCACTTAATGCCCTTGCCATTGTGGGCTTTAATAACTGCGACCTTGATATTGGAGTTTTAAGGGAAGTTATGAAAGGTTGTGCGGACAAGCTAAAAGAGGCTAAAACGGTATTATTGGGAGGACACACAATTGATGACAAAGAACCCAAGTTTGGTCTTGCGGTGATGGGGGTGTGTGAAGGTGGTAAATATCTCACGCAAGAGGGGGCAAAGCCCGGCGACCTTTTGGCCCTAACAAAGCCCATAGGTGTAGGCATCCTTACAAAGGCTATAAAGGAAGGAAGGCTAAAGGAGGAAGATATAAGGCATGCCATTGATTATATGCTCATGCTTAACGACAAAGCATCTTTACTTACAAGAGAGTTTGCAAGCGCTTGCACAGATGTAACGGGCTTTGGCCTTCTGGGCCATGCCTACAACATAGCAAGAAGGTCTAAGGTGAGGTTATACATAGATTTTTCAAAAGTTCCAATCTATGAAGAGTCCATGAGGTTTGTAAAAGAGAAGGTCTATCCTAAGGGAGCTATGGATAATTACAACTTTGTTAGGGATTACCTTATGGTGGAGGGCTTGGAGTCTTGGGAGCTTTTGGTTCTTTCTGACCCTGTCACCTCTGGAGGGCTACTTTTTAGCTTTCCAAGAGAAAGACTCCAAGACCTTGAAAAGAAAGCCCAAGAGCTGGGCATTAAACTTTGGATAATAGGGGGTGTGGAGGAAGGGGAAGGGCTTAGGGTCTATAAAGGTTAA
- the leuA gene encoding 2-isopropylmalate synthase gives MERVYIFDTTLRDGEQAPGFSMTTEEKLQMAHQLARLGVDVIEAGFAAASKGDFEAVNLIATEVKGPTICSLARALEKDIELAGEALRPAERKRIHTFIATSEIHMKYKLRMSPEEVLERAKRAVEFARKFTDDVEFSCEDATRSQRDFLYKVIETAIKAGATVINIPDTVGYAVPEEFARLIEDIRNNVPNIDKAIISVHCHDDLGMAVANSLMAVKHGARQVECTINGIGERAGNAALEEIVMALKVRKDFFGGLYTNINTKEIYKTSRLLCRITGSFVQPNKAVVGDNAFAHESGIHQHGVLANPLTYEIMSPEDVGFPSTRIVLGKHSGRHALKSKLKELGFEFSEEDLDRIFEKFKALADKKKEVYEEDIEALVYEEFMKHEEEEPIKVLHYQVQTGDKLLPTATVVLTFRGEERTATSTGNGPVDAIIKAIQKALNIEPKLLDFSIKALTPNTDAQAESRLVIELDGVKASGRGVDVDIIRASVNGFVDALNRALLRKSYIISKENLRREGTV, from the coding sequence ATGGAAAGGGTTTATATCTTTGACACCACCTTAAGGGATGGAGAGCAAGCACCGGGATTTTCTATGACTACAGAAGAAAAGCTCCAAATGGCACACCAGTTGGCAAGGCTTGGGGTGGATGTTATAGAGGCGGGCTTTGCGGCTGCGTCAAAGGGCGATTTTGAGGCTGTCAATCTAATAGCTACCGAGGTAAAGGGCCCAACTATATGTTCCCTTGCAAGGGCATTGGAAAAGGATATAGAGCTGGCGGGCGAAGCCCTACGGCCTGCGGAAAGGAAAAGGATACACACCTTTATAGCCACTTCTGAAATACACATGAAGTATAAGCTAAGGATGTCCCCAGAGGAGGTCTTAGAAAGGGCAAAGAGGGCCGTAGAGTTTGCAAGGAAATTCACCGACGATGTGGAGTTTTCTTGTGAAGATGCTACAAGAAGCCAAAGGGATTTCCTTTACAAGGTTATAGAGACTGCCATAAAGGCTGGAGCTACTGTGATAAACATACCAGACACGGTTGGATATGCAGTGCCGGAGGAGTTTGCAAGGCTTATAGAGGATATAAGGAACAATGTACCAAACATAGACAAGGCCATAATAAGCGTCCATTGTCATGATGACCTTGGAATGGCTGTGGCAAACTCCCTTATGGCCGTAAAGCACGGTGCAAGGCAGGTGGAATGCACTATAAACGGCATAGGTGAAAGGGCTGGGAACGCAGCCTTGGAAGAGATCGTTATGGCCCTCAAGGTAAGGAAAGACTTCTTTGGCGGTCTATACACCAACATAAACACAAAGGAGATATACAAAACCAGTAGGCTATTGTGCAGGATAACGGGAAGCTTTGTCCAGCCAAACAAGGCGGTGGTGGGCGATAACGCCTTTGCCCACGAGTCGGGTATACACCAACATGGCGTTTTGGCAAACCCTCTAACTTATGAAATCATGTCCCCAGAGGATGTGGGCTTTCCTTCCACAAGGATAGTTTTGGGAAAACACTCTGGAAGACATGCGCTAAAAAGCAAGCTAAAGGAGCTTGGCTTTGAGTTTTCAGAGGAGGACTTGGATAGGATCTTTGAAAAGTTTAAGGCTTTGGCGGACAAGAAAAAGGAGGTATATGAAGAAGATATAGAGGCACTGGTCTATGAGGAGTTTATGAAGCATGAGGAAGAGGAGCCTATAAAGGTCTTGCATTATCAGGTTCAAACAGGAGATAAGCTTTTGCCTACGGCCACTGTGGTTCTAACATTCAGAGGCGAAGAGAGGACGGCCACCTCTACAGGCAATGGCCCGGTGGATGCCATAATAAAGGCCATTCAAAAGGCTCTTAACATAGAGCCAAAGTTGTTGGACTTTTCCATAAAGGCCCTAACTCCCAACACGGATGCCCAAGCCGAATCCAGGCTTGTTATTGAGCTTGATGGTGTAAAGGCAAGCGGAAGGGGTGTGGATGTGGATATAATAAGAGCAAGTGTGAACGGCTTTGTGGATGCTTTAAACAGAGCCTTGCTTAGGAAGAGCTATATAATTTCAAAGGAGAACTTAAGAAGGGAAGGGACGGTTTAA
- a CDS encoding DUF429 domain-containing protein: MKDWERVLGLDLAGSPKRKTGYAFLKDKRLVVGTLYTDEEILEISKGFKLVMIDAPLSLPEGRRSIEERGPHFRECDRLLKKSGYRFFPISLGPMRMLTERGMRLASILRSKGLEVLETFPGAMYDLLGIDRRDKNAILSLYKSLPFELEDRPYSQDELDAVACWLAGVCYIMGKALAFSGKDGKIVVATGECFLPLRVFQKSILPTVMLK; encoded by the coding sequence TTGAAAGACTGGGAGAGAGTATTAGGTCTTGACCTTGCAGGAAGTCCAAAGAGGAAAACGGGCTATGCCTTTTTGAAGGATAAAAGACTGGTGGTAGGCACACTATACACGGATGAGGAGATACTGGAAATTTCAAAGGGCTTTAAGCTTGTTATGATAGATGCTCCTCTGTCTTTGCCAGAGGGAAGAAGGAGCATAGAAGAGAGGGGGCCTCATTTTAGGGAGTGCGACCGCCTTTTGAAGAAAAGTGGATACAGGTTCTTTCCCATAAGCCTTGGACCTATGAGGATGCTTACAGAGAGAGGCATGAGGCTGGCGAGTATTTTGAGGTCAAAAGGTTTAGAAGTTTTGGAGACCTTTCCTGGAGCCATGTATGACCTTTTGGGAATAGACAGAAGAGACAAAAATGCAATCCTTAGCCTGTATAAAAGCTTACCCTTTGAGCTGGAAGATAGGCCTTACTCTCAAGATGAATTGGATGCTGTAGCCTGTTGGCTTGCGGGTGTGTGCTATATTATGGGTAAGGCTTTGGCTTTTTCTGGAAAAGATGGGAAGATAGTGGTGGCTACGGGGGAGTGTTTCCTTCCCCTGAGGGTGTTTCAAAAATCCATTTTACCTACGGTTATGTTAAAATAA
- the rfaD gene encoding ADP-glyceromanno-heptose 6-epimerase → MRVLITGGAGFIGSNLAKAIERRYPRAKVYVLDNFSSGHFKNLLGFKGEVITGDLSDSSLWEWLKNNFTFDVVFHKGAITDTTVQDQWNMLKVNTDSLRYILNACLYWNAKLIYASSAGVYGNTEPPMREEEGLVPENVYGFSKLMMDHIALSFMEENKHIQVVGFRYFNVYGPGEQYKGKTASMIYQLYRQMKEGKRPRLFKWGEQKRDFVYIEDVIEANLLALEKDVSGIFNIATGEARSFNEIVELLNRYLGTSYEVEYFDCPYDFYQKLTQANISKAERLLGYKPRYRLEEGIRDYLERLGESIRS, encoded by the coding sequence ATGAGAGTTTTGATAACGGGTGGTGCAGGCTTTATAGGTTCCAACTTAGCAAAGGCTATTGAAAGGCGCTATCCAAGGGCAAAGGTATATGTTTTAGACAACTTCTCCTCTGGGCATTTTAAAAACCTTTTGGGCTTCAAAGGAGAGGTGATAACGGGAGACCTCTCAGACTCCAGCCTTTGGGAATGGCTAAAAAATAACTTTACCTTTGACGTGGTCTTTCACAAAGGCGCCATAACAGATACCACCGTGCAGGACCAATGGAATATGCTGAAAGTAAACACGGACAGCCTAAGGTATATATTAAACGCTTGCCTCTATTGGAATGCCAAGCTAATATACGCCTCATCCGCAGGCGTTTATGGAAACACAGAACCTCCCATGAGGGAAGAAGAGGGTTTGGTACCGGAGAACGTATACGGCTTTTCCAAGCTCATGATGGACCACATAGCCTTGTCTTTTATGGAAGAGAACAAACATATTCAGGTGGTAGGCTTTAGATACTTTAACGTCTATGGGCCCGGTGAGCAGTATAAGGGAAAGACTGCAAGCATGATATACCAGCTATACAGGCAGATGAAGGAAGGAAAAAGGCCAAGGCTTTTCAAATGGGGGGAGCAGAAGAGGGACTTTGTTTATATAGAGGATGTTATTGAGGCAAACCTTTTGGCTTTAGAAAAGGATGTCTCAGGTATTTTTAACATAGCCACAGGAGAGGCAAGGAGCTTTAACGAAATTGTGGAGCTTTTAAACAGATACCTTGGCACAAGCTATGAGGTGGAATACTTTGACTGTCCCTACGACTTTTACCAAAAGCTTACTCAGGCTAATATATCAAAGGCGGAAAGGCTTTTGGGCTACAAGCCAAGGTATAGGTTAGAGGAAGGGATAAGGGATTACCTTGAAAGACTGGGAGAGAGTATTAGGTCTTGA